The proteins below come from a single Miscanthus floridulus cultivar M001 chromosome 1, ASM1932011v1, whole genome shotgun sequence genomic window:
- the LOC136551836 gene encoding germin-like protein 3-1 — MRATADGGHIGISHRILLPLFLFAAVCRSDPDLLLDYCVADTASSPPSQFHLNGLACIDPASARAEHFATSALSSRATPEHPSAATAPFGFNVTVTNPASSLPGANAQGLAMARTDLAPGGLAPPHTHPRASEVALVLAGSVLVGFADTSYRLYTQLLRAGEAFVFPRGMVHFLYNIDVAAPAVVLSGLNSQSPGAHLVPFSAFRTEPRVPEEVLKKAFKINGQDVHRIQRNLAGSS; from the coding sequence ATGAGAGCTACAGCTGATGGTGGCCACATCGGTATCAGCCACCGAATCCTCCTCCCCCTCTTCCTCTTCGCCGCCGTCTGCAGGTCCGACCCCGACCTCCTCCTGGACTACTGCGTCGCCGACACGGCGTCCTCTCCGCCGTCCCAGTTTCACCTCAACGGCCTGGCCTGCATCGACCCGGCGTCAGCTCGGGCGGAGCACTTCGCCACCTCGGCGCTGTCGTCGCGGGCGACGCCGGAGCACCCGTCCGCCGCCACGGCACCGTTCGGCTTCAACGTGACGGTGACGAACCCCGCGTCGTCTCTCCCCGGCGCGAACGCGCAGGGTCTcgccatggcgcgcaccgacctGGCCCCGGGCGGTCTGGCGCCGCCGCACACCCACCCGCGCGCGTCGGAGGTGGCGCTGGTGCTGGCCGGCAGCGTCCTGGTGGGGTTCGCGGACACGTCGTACCGGCTGTACACGCAGCTGCTGCGCGCCGGGGAGGCGTTCGTGTTCCCGCGTGGGATGGTGCACTTCCTGTACAACATAGACGTGGCGGCGCCCGCCGTGGTGCTGTCGGGGCTCAACAGCCAGAGCCCCGGCGCGCACCTCGTGCCCTTCTCGGCGTTCCGGACGGAGCCGCGGGTGCCGGAGGAGGTGCTCAAGAAAGCGTTCAAGATCAACGGCCAGGACGTGCACAGGATCCAAAGAAACCTCGCCGGATCCTCATAG